Proteins encoded in a region of the Panthera tigris isolate Pti1 chromosome B2, P.tigris_Pti1_mat1.1, whole genome shotgun sequence genome:
- the E2F3 gene encoding transcription factor E2F3: MPLQQQAKRRLELGESGHQYLSDGLKTPKGKGRAALRSPDSPKKKTRYDTSLGLLTKKFIQLLSQSPDGVLDLNKAAEVLKVQKRRIYDITNVLEGIHLIKKKSKNNVQWMGCSLSEDGGMLAQCQGLSKEVTELSQEEKKLDELIQTCTLDLKLLTEDSENQRLAYVTYQDIRKISGLKDQTVIVVKAPPETRLEVPDPIESLQIHLASTQGPIEVYLCPEETETHSPMKTNNQDHNGNIPKPPSKDLASTNSGHSDCSISMANLSPLASPANLLQQTEDQIPSNLEGPFVNLLPPLLQEDYLLSLGEEEGISDLFDAYDLEKLPLVEDFMCS, from the exons GCCAAGCGAAGGCTGGAGCTGGGAGAAAGCGGTCATCAGTACCTCTCCGATGGCTTAAAAACCCCTAAGGGCAAAGGAAGAGCTGCACTTCGAAGTCCAGATAGTCCAAAAA AAAAAACACGGTATGACACCTCCCTTGGTCTGCTCACCAAGAAGTTCATTCAGCTACTGAGCCAGTCCCCTGATGGGGTCTTGGATTTGAACAAGGCAGCGGAGGTACTGAAGGTGCAGAAGAGAAGGATCTATGACATCACCAACGTGCTGGAAGGCATCCACCTCATTAAGAAGAAGTCGAAAAACAACGTGCAGTGGAT GGGCTGCAGTCTGTCTGAGGACGGGGGCATGCTGGCCCAGTGTCAAGGCCTGTCGAAGGAAGTGACCGAGCTCAGCCAGGAGGAGAAGAAATTAGATGAGCTGATCCAAACCTGCACCCTGGACCTCAAACTGCTAACCGAGGATTCAGAGAATCAAAG GTTAGCTTACGTTACATATCAAGATATTCGAAAAATTAGTGGCCTTAAAGACCAAACTGTTATAGTTGTCAAAGCCCCTCCAGAAACAAGACTTGAAGTGCCTGACCCAATAGAG AGCCTACAAATACATTTGGCAAGTACCCAAGGGCCCATTGAGGTATATTTGTGTCcagaagagacagaaacacacagtccaatgaaaacaaacaaccaagACCACAATGGGAATATCCCGAAACCCCCTTCCAAAG aCTTGGCTTCAACCAACTCAGGACATAGCGATTGTTCAATTTCTATGGCGAACCTTTCTCCTTTGGCCTCCCCAGCCAACCTCTTACAGCAGACTGAGGACCAAATTCCTTCCAACCTGGAAGGACCATTTGTGAACTTACTGCCCCCCCTGCTCCAAGAAGACTATCTCCTAAGCCTTGGGGAGGAAGAAGGCATCAGCGATCTCTTCGATGCTTACGATTTGGAAAAGCTCCCACTGGTGGAAGATTTTATGTGTAGTTGA